CACTTCTCGGGAGGGCAGTGACCGTATCGAAAAGGACAAGAGGCCCTACCCGGCGGCTTACGAGCGACCTTTACTGAGACGGCGTGCCGAATATACTGTCGCCAATGCAAGACCTGGGACCGGCTGTCTAGCTGCCGGTAACTCTCGCGCGAGTGCGCGGCGGAAGCGAGGTCCGAGGGTGCGCCTTCTGGTGGCGAACAGGGGCGAGATTGCGGTGCGCATCCTGCGCGCCGCGGCCGAGCTTGGCGTCGAGACCGTCGCCGTTTACTCGGAGGACGACGCCCAGAGCCTGCATGTCCGGCGCGCCGACGCGGCCCAGGCACTGCGCGGCAGAGGTGTGCGAGCCTATCTGGACATCGAACAGATCATCGCGGCCGCGCTGGCGCACGGCTGCGACGCAGTTCATCCCGGGTACGGCTTCCTGAGCGAGCAGGCGGAGTTTGCCCGCGCCTGCGAAGATGCCGGCCTGAAGTTCGTGGGCCCTACCGCCGAGACCCTGGAGATATTCGGAGACAAGACGCGGGCGCGGGACCTGGCGAGGGAGTGCTCTGTCCCCGTCCTTGGCGGCACGGGGCCCATCGATGCCGTCCAGGCGCGCGCTTTCCTGGAATCGTTCGGCCAGGGGGGCAGCATGGTGATCAAGGCCGTCGCCGGTGGCGGCGGCCGTGGCATGCGCGTCGTGCGCTCCCTGGAAGAAGTCGACGCGGCCTGGGAGCGCTGCCGCTCCGAGGCAGAGGCAGCTTTCGGCAACGGGGCGGTCTATGCAGAAGAGCTCATGCCGAAGGCCCGCCACGTCGAGGTGCAGGTGATCGGCGACGGCCGAGGCGCCGTCGCTCACCTCTGGGAGCGGGAGTGCAGCCTGCAGCGCAGGCACCAGAAGGTGATCGAGATCGCGCCCTCTCCCGGCCTGGCGGAGGAGGTACGGGCGCGGCTTCTGGAGGACGCCGTGCGCATGGCGCAGAAGGTCTCCTACCGCAGCGCCGGGACGTTCGAGTTCCTGGTAGATGCCGCCGGCGGAGCGCGCTACGCCTTCATCGAAGCGAACGCCCGCCTTCAGGTAGAGCACACCGTGACCGAGGAAGTGCTCGGCGTTGACATCGTGAAGGCGCAGCTGCGCCTTGCCATGGGGGCCTCGCTCGCGGAAGTGGGCCTCCGGCAGGACCAGGTGCCGGCGCCGCGCGGGTTCGCGGTTCAGGCGCGCGTGAACATGGAGACCATCGACCGCGATGGCTCGGTTCGTCCCTCAGCCGGCGTGATCGCCGGGTTCGAGCCGCCCGGCGGCCCGGCCGTGCGCGTCGACACGATGGGTTACACCGGCTATCGCGTCCCGCCGGCCTTCGACTCCCTTCTGGCGAAGGTCGTCGGCTATTCGGCCGCAGGCTTCGAGGACGCGGTCGCGGTCACTTCCAGGGCGCTACGGGAGTTCGGCGTGGCGGGCGTGAGGACGAACATCGGCTTCCTGCTAAACGTGCTGCGCCATCCTGACTTCGTCGCCGGACGCCTCTACACGGACTTCATCGAGGACCATCTGGCCGAACTCGTGGAAACAGCGGAGGAGGAGGAACGCCGTCTGAAGCCAGCCGAAGGGATCCGGGTTGGCGCGAAGGTCGACGCGATCGACCCGCTTGCGGTGCTGAACTACGGCAAGACGGGCGGCGCCGAGGCGCCTACGGCCGCGGCAGTGCCGGAGCCGCTGCTCTTCGACGTCCCCGTGCCGGAGGGCATGGTGGCCGTGCGGGCGCCTGTTCAGGCGACGATCGTGAGCATAGATGTGCGTGAAGGCGACCTGGTGCGTGCGGGCGAGCAATTACTCGTGCTGAACGCGATGAAAATGGAGCACGTGCTGCGCGCGCCTGTGGGCGGCATTGTCCACCAGCTGCTGGGCGCCGTGGGAGACAGCGTCGCCGAGGGCGCCCCCCTCCTCTTCATGGAGGAGCAAGAGGTTGGCGAAGCGCTATCTGCCGAGCCGACCGAGGCCGACCTCGACCGCATCCGGCCGGACCTCGCCGAGGTCGAGCGCCGGCGGGCCCTGACGACCGACGAGGCGCGCGCCGAGGCCGTCGCCGAGCACCATGCCCGCGCCCGGCGGACGGCGAGAGAGAACATCGCCGACCTTGTCGACCCCGGCTCGTTCCTGCAGTACGGGTCGCTGGTCGTGCCTCAGGGCCTTCAGGGGACCGTCGACGAACTGCTGCAGTATGCCCCGTCCGACGGCATGGTCATGGGCCTGGCTCAGGTCAACCGCGACCTCTTCGGCCCTGAGAAGTCGCGCTGTGTCGTCATGTCCTACGACTACACGGTGCTGGCCGGGACCCAGGGCGGCATGAACCACCGCATGATCGACCGCATGTTCGAGACGGCGGCGAAGCTCAAGACCCCGGTCATCCTCTTCGCGGAGGGCGGCGGCGGCAGGGCCGGTGGCGGGTCCCGCGGCGGTCCCACGGGCGGCCGGCCGGAAAACGCGCCGGGACAGATCAGCGGTGGCGGCGGGCTGGGAGTGCCCTCCTGGAAGAAATTGAGCGACCTCAGCGCGCTCGTGCCGCTGGTCGGCATCGTGTCCGGGCGCTGCTTCGCCGGGAACGCGGCGCTCCTCGGGATTTGTGACGTCATCATCGCCACGCCAGACGCCACGATTGGCATGGGCGGGCCGGCGATGATCGAAGGCGGCGGACTTGGCGTCTACCGGCCGGAGGAGGTCGGCCCGGTATCCGTCCAGGTCCCCAACGGCGTGATCGACATTCTCGCGCAGGACGAGGCCGAGGCCGTGCGGGTGGCGAAGAAGTACCTCTCGTACTTCCAGGGGCGTGTCGGCACCTGGGAGGCGGCCGACCAGCGCAAGCTGCGCAACATCATCCCGGAGAACCGCCTGCGCGTGTATGACGTGCGCCAGGTCATCGAGACGCTGGCGGACAAGGAGTCGGTGCTGGAGCTCCGCCGCGACTTCGGAAGAGCGATGATCACGGCCCTGGTCCGCATCGAGGGGCGGCCACTGGGGGTGGTGGCGAACAACCCGCTGTTCAACTCCGGCGCGATCGACAGCCCGGCGGCGGACAAGGCGGCGCGCTTCCTCCAACTCTGCGACGCCTTCGACCTGCCCGTGCTCATGCTCTGTGACACGCCCGGGATCATGGTCGGGCCGGAGGCGGAGAAGACGGCCCTGGTGCGCCACGCCAACCGGATGTTCGTCGTCGGCTCGACGATCTCGGTGCCGGTCTTCACCATCGTGCTGCGCAAGGCCTACGGGCTCGGGGCGCAGACGATGGGCGGCGGCAATCACCGCATCCCCGTATTCACCCTCGCCTGGCCCACGGGCGAGTTCGGCGGCATGGGCCTCGAGGGCCAGGTCAAGCTCGGACGCCGGCGCGAGCTGGAGGCCATAGACGACCCGGTCGAGCGGCGCGAACGCTTCGAGCGCTACGTGGAGCAGGCGTACGCCCGCGGCAAGGCGATCAACGCGGGCCACGTCTTCGAGGTCGACGACGTCATCGACCCCGCGGACTCGCGGCGATGGCTCAGCGCGGGCCTGGAGTCGCTGCCTCCCCCACCGCCGCGCGTAGGCAAAAAGCGTCCCTGCATAGACGCCTGGTAGCGGCGGGCTGCTCCACCAGCGCCACGATGGCGCGCTGGCGCGGTGCCGGTTGACCTCGGGTGTCGAGACCGTATACTGGTACGACATTCCGCTAAGGCGGGTTTGCCCCAGATTCGCGCAAGCGCGACCTTCCCCGGCTCGCTCCTTGCCGGTGAAGCAGGGGAGGCCTGGTATACGCTCCCACTCCAGGCCTCCCCCCTTCGGGCTAGACAACTTGCCGTCTTGGTGTTTGAATTCGCGCAACGCGAATCGTCCTCCTGACTGGAAGGGCGTCTCGCGATTCTACGCCACCGGCAGGAGCGATCGATGCTGTCGTGGCAAAGGAGCGGTGACCCGTAAATCAAACACCCTGTCCGGTTGGAAGACTGTAGTCCAGGCCCGGTCCCGGGCGATGAAGAGAGGAGCGAATCCGTGGCGGTTATGGGCTATTGGGAGAGAGTCAGGGCAGCGCGGCTGAGCAGGCGCCGAGCCCTTGGGGGTTCTGTGGCGCTCGGCGCGGGGGCTGCCGCCCTCAGCCTCGTGGGCTGCGGAGGCGGCGACGACAGCGGTGGAGGCGGCGAAAAAGATCCGAGTGGCCTGCTTTCGTTCCCGAAGGACACTACGGCTCAGGCCAAACCAGGCGGCATCTTCAAGGACGTCCTTACCGCTGACACGACCACCATGGACCCGATCGCTTCGACGTCCTTCACGGCGAAGGCCTACGTCGCAGCGTTCACGTACCCCCAGCTGGTGAAGTTCAAGGTCGCCAAGTATCCCGACCGCGCCGATGGCACGGTTGAGGGTGATGCGATGGAGTCGATCGAGATCAGCGGCGACAAGCTGCAGATCACGATGAAGCTCCGGCCTGGTATGAAGTGGGACCCGCGCGCCCCGACGAACGGACGTGAAGTCGACATTCAGGACGTGGTCGCCAGCCTCGAGCGCTACAGGGATATCAACCCGTTCCGCGGCGACATCTTCTACGACGCCGGCACGGCCCCTTCTTCACCGGTGGAGACGATCCAGGCACCCGACTCGCGGACGCTGGTGCTCAAGCTCAAGCTCCCCGACGCGTCCCTCTTGCCGAACCTGGCGAACTACGCCACGGCATACGTTTTGCCCAAGGAGGCCTTCAGTGGCGGCTTCGACCCCAAGGGCGAAGTGCGCGGCTACGGCCCCTGGCTTCTCGAGGACTATCGGCCATCGCAGCACTTCATCTGGCGCAAGAACCCGGACTATTACGTGAAGGGCCGCCCGTTCTCGGACAAGATCGAACGCCCCATTGTCACCGAGTACGCGCAGCGGCTGGCGCAGTTCCGGGCCGGCAACATCTGGACGAGTGTCGTCGTCCAGGAAGACGTCTTCACGACCAAGCGTGACCTCCCGCAGACCGAACTACGCCAGGGCGAGACGCATGCTTCCGGCGCAACGAGCATTGGTTTTGGCTACGCCGGCAACTCTCCGTGGAAGGACCAGCGCCTGCGGCAGGCCCTCAACTACCTCCTCGACCGCGAGACGCTCGCGGATGTCCTTGGCAACCGCGAGCAGTTCCGCAAGGAGGGTGTGGACGCCGAGACCAGGATGCACTCGATTGTGGGCGCCGCATGGGACGGCTACTGGGTAGACCCGACGGACGAGAAGAAGTTCGGGCCGAATGCGAAGTTCTTCAAGTACAACGTGGCTGAGGCGAAGAAACTCATGAGCGCCGCCGGCTTCCCGAACGGCGTGGAGTCGACCTTCTACTACAACGGCTCCACGAACTACGGGGCCGCCTACACTCGCCTGGCCGAAACGCTAATCGGCATGTTCAACGAGGGCGGCATGAGGCTAAAACAGGGCCCGACGGAGTACCAGAACGACTGGCTGCCCAACTACCACTTCGCCTACACCAACTCCTACCACCCCGCGGGCCAGACCAGGAACTTCGACGGCCTTGCCCTGAGGGCGCCTACCTTCTACGCGACGGTCACCCAGACCTTGTTCACGAACCAGCACAAGGATGGCAGCCGCTTCGAGGGCTGCACGCCGAACGGCCTGAACCCGAACAACGGCGACCCCGAGCTCAACTCGAAGATCGAACGGCTCCGGGGAGAGTTCGATATCGGCAAGGCGCACGCCATCGCCCTCGACATCGCTCAGTTCGTGGCGGAGAAGGCATATTTCATACAGGGAAGGCCGTACTCCCTCCTTGGCTTCGGCCTGACCTGGCCTGTGATCGGCAACTACGGCCTCTGGCGCACCTGGCCCACGAGCCGCATCGTGCCCGAGACCGCGTTGCACTGGTGGATCGACACTTCGAAGCCGCCGCTGGCGAGGAGCTAACGAAGCGTGTCCGGAAGAAGCAGGCCGGCGCCGTCCGGCCTGCTTCTTCTTGCTTGACCCCCGGATAACATGGCCGATTCCGTACCTGCCCCTGGGCCGCTATCCGACGTCCGCGTGCTGGACCTGGCCGGGGAGGCGGGCGTATTCGCCGGACGCCTCCTCGCGGACCTCGGCGCTGATGTCATCCGCGTGGAGCCGCCGCAAGGCTCCGCGGTGCGGCGCCGGTCGCCGTTCCTCGACGACGTCGCAGGCCTCGAGCGAAGCCTCTACCACCTGCACTTCAACGCCAACAAGCGCGGCATAACCCTCGACATCTCCCGGCCGGAAGGCATCGACCTCCTGCGCCGCCTGGCAGCCGTGTCGGATGCGGTCATCGAGACGGCCCCGCCCGGGGAGATGGACGCCCTGGGCGCAGGCTATGAAGACTTGCGAGCCGCGAACCCTGCGCTCTTGTACGTGACCATCACGCCGTTCGGCCAGCAGGGGCCGCTTCGGAACTATCGTGGCAACGACCTCGTCGGCGCTGCATCGAGCGGCCTGATGTACCTGAACGGCGAGCCCGAGGACCCGCCGAACCAGCCCGGGGCCGAGCAGGCGTATCACATGGCCTCGCTCGTCGCGGCTTCAGCGCTACTCATGGCGCTCTACGGCCGCGATCGTCGCCGGCCGCCGTCCGGGCATCGCATCGACGTGAGCCTCCAGGAGGCGGCATCGATGGCGACCTTGCAGACGGCGAGCGCGAATTACTACACGTGGTACCGGCGCGTACCGCAACGTCGCGGTCTGTCAGTCTTCGGCGGACGCCACCTCTTTCAGTGCGCGGAGGGACGCTGGGTCAGTTTCGTGATCATGCCCTACCGCTGGGACGACTTCGTGCGCTGGCTCCGCGACGAGGGCATCGAGTCCGAGGTCTGCGGCGAGGAGTGGCGCGACCCTGCCTTCCGCGCGCAGCGTCCCGGAGCTGCCACCCCGGCCATCGCCGAGCTGGCGTCGCGGCACCCGCGCGACTACCTGTTCCACGAGGGCCAGAAGCGCCTGATCAGCGTCCAGCCCGTGAACGACGTGAGCGACATCCTCGAGGACCCTCAGTTGCGCTCTCGCGATGCCTTCGTCCGGTATGAGGTCGAAGGCCGGGAGATGCTCGACAGCGGGCCGGTGCCGCGCATGAGCGCAACGCCGCTGAGCCTCTGGCGCCAGGCGCCGCGCCTGGGCGAGCACAACGAAGAGGTCTACGGCGGCCTCCTGGGACTGTCCGCGGCGCGGATCTCAGCGCTGCGCGATGGGGGCGTCATATGACCGAGGAGGCGTCGCTTCTCAAGCCCCTGGCGGGCATCCGCGTCTGCGACTTCTTCTGGCTCATCGCGGGCCCCGCGACGTCGCGCATCATGGCGGACTTCGGCGCTGAGGTCATCAAGATCGAGTCGGAGGAGCGTGAGGACCAGATCCGCAACGCGGGCGTGTGGCCCCCAAACCGGACCCAGAGCAGCCCGAACGCGGTCTTCGTCGACTGCAACACGAACAAGCTTTCGCTTACCTTGAACCTCAACCAGCCGAAGGCGATCGAGATTGCCAGGCAGCTTGTCGCGATCTCGGACGTCGTCACCAACAACTTTACGGGTGAACGGATGGACCGCTGGGGCCTGGGATACAGGGACCTGGTCCAGGTGAAGCCGGACATCGTGATGCT
This genomic stretch from Dehalococcoidia bacterium harbors:
- a CDS encoding ABC transporter substrate-binding protein, encoding MALGAGAAALSLVGCGGGDDSGGGGEKDPSGLLSFPKDTTAQAKPGGIFKDVLTADTTTMDPIASTSFTAKAYVAAFTYPQLVKFKVAKYPDRADGTVEGDAMESIEISGDKLQITMKLRPGMKWDPRAPTNGREVDIQDVVASLERYRDINPFRGDIFYDAGTAPSSPVETIQAPDSRTLVLKLKLPDASLLPNLANYATAYVLPKEAFSGGFDPKGEVRGYGPWLLEDYRPSQHFIWRKNPDYYVKGRPFSDKIERPIVTEYAQRLAQFRAGNIWTSVVVQEDVFTTKRDLPQTELRQGETHASGATSIGFGYAGNSPWKDQRLRQALNYLLDRETLADVLGNREQFRKEGVDAETRMHSIVGAAWDGYWVDPTDEKKFGPNAKFFKYNVAEAKKLMSAAGFPNGVESTFYYNGSTNYGAAYTRLAETLIGMFNEGGMRLKQGPTEYQNDWLPNYHFAYTNSYHPAGQTRNFDGLALRAPTFYATVTQTLFTNQHKDGSRFEGCTPNGLNPNNGDPELNSKIERLRGEFDIGKAHAIALDIAQFVAEKAYFIQGRPYSLLGFGLTWPVIGNYGLWRTWPTSRIVPETALHWWIDTSKPPLARS
- a CDS encoding carboxyl transferase domain-containing protein — protein: MRLLVANRGEIAVRILRAAAELGVETVAVYSEDDAQSLHVRRADAAQALRGRGVRAYLDIEQIIAAALAHGCDAVHPGYGFLSEQAEFARACEDAGLKFVGPTAETLEIFGDKTRARDLARECSVPVLGGTGPIDAVQARAFLESFGQGGSMVIKAVAGGGGRGMRVVRSLEEVDAAWERCRSEAEAAFGNGAVYAEELMPKARHVEVQVIGDGRGAVAHLWERECSLQRRHQKVIEIAPSPGLAEEVRARLLEDAVRMAQKVSYRSAGTFEFLVDAAGGARYAFIEANARLQVEHTVTEEVLGVDIVKAQLRLAMGASLAEVGLRQDQVPAPRGFAVQARVNMETIDRDGSVRPSAGVIAGFEPPGGPAVRVDTMGYTGYRVPPAFDSLLAKVVGYSAAGFEDAVAVTSRALREFGVAGVRTNIGFLLNVLRHPDFVAGRLYTDFIEDHLAELVETAEEEERRLKPAEGIRVGAKVDAIDPLAVLNYGKTGGAEAPTAAAVPEPLLFDVPVPEGMVAVRAPVQATIVSIDVREGDLVRAGEQLLVLNAMKMEHVLRAPVGGIVHQLLGAVGDSVAEGAPLLFMEEQEVGEALSAEPTEADLDRIRPDLAEVERRRALTTDEARAEAVAEHHARARRTARENIADLVDPGSFLQYGSLVVPQGLQGTVDELLQYAPSDGMVMGLAQVNRDLFGPEKSRCVVMSYDYTVLAGTQGGMNHRMIDRMFETAAKLKTPVILFAEGGGGRAGGGSRGGPTGGRPENAPGQISGGGGLGVPSWKKLSDLSALVPLVGIVSGRCFAGNAALLGICDVIIATPDATIGMGGPAMIEGGGLGVYRPEEVGPVSVQVPNGVIDILAQDEAEAVRVAKKYLSYFQGRVGTWEAADQRKLRNIIPENRLRVYDVRQVIETLADKESVLELRRDFGRAMITALVRIEGRPLGVVANNPLFNSGAIDSPAADKAARFLQLCDAFDLPVLMLCDTPGIMVGPEAEKTALVRHANRMFVVGSTISVPVFTIVLRKAYGLGAQTMGGGNHRIPVFTLAWPTGEFGGMGLEGQVKLGRRRELEAIDDPVERRERFERYVEQAYARGKAINAGHVFEVDDVIDPADSRRWLSAGLESLPPPPPRVGKKRPCIDAW
- a CDS encoding CoA transferase; the protein is MADSVPAPGPLSDVRVLDLAGEAGVFAGRLLADLGADVIRVEPPQGSAVRRRSPFLDDVAGLERSLYHLHFNANKRGITLDISRPEGIDLLRRLAAVSDAVIETAPPGEMDALGAGYEDLRAANPALLYVTITPFGQQGPLRNYRGNDLVGAASSGLMYLNGEPEDPPNQPGAEQAYHMASLVAASALLMALYGRDRRRPPSGHRIDVSLQEAASMATLQTASANYYTWYRRVPQRRGLSVFGGRHLFQCAEGRWVSFVIMPYRWDDFVRWLRDEGIESEVCGEEWRDPAFRAQRPGAATPAIAELASRHPRDYLFHEGQKRLISVQPVNDVSDILEDPQLRSRDAFVRYEVEGREMLDSGPVPRMSATPLSLWRQAPRLGEHNEEVYGGLLGLSAARISALRDGGVI